In Streptomyces nojiriensis, one genomic interval encodes:
- a CDS encoding ATP-binding protein: protein MSLPLTRRIARAALLIAAGAAPVVGAAGAASAAGLESVPQLGQLTATDTAATADAATDAADSATKALPAPAADVAGTAQGLLGGLPATQELPVSSLPTSSLPTSGVLPGGLPGGLPLGG from the coding sequence ATGTCTCTCCCCCTGACCCGTCGGATCGCCCGTGCCGCGCTGCTGATCGCAGCCGGGGCAGCGCCCGTGGTCGGTGCGGCCGGCGCGGCCAGCGCCGCCGGTCTGGAGTCCGTGCCGCAGCTGGGCCAGCTCACCGCCACCGACACCGCCGCGACGGCGGACGCGGCCACGGACGCCGCCGACAGCGCCACCAAGGCCCTCCCGGCCCCCGCCGCCGACGTGGCAGGTACCGCGCAGGGCCTGCTCGGCGGACTGCCCGCGACGCAGGAGCTGCCGGTGTCCTCCCTGCCGACGTCCTCGCTGCCGACCTCCGGTGTCCTGCCGGGCGGGCTGCCCGGTGGCCTGCCGCTGGGCGGCTGA
- the dapE gene encoding succinyl-diaminopimelate desuccinylase — MSESELDLTLDAAELTARLVDIPSVSGDEKVLADLVEHALRGLAHLTVDRFGNNVVARTDLGRAERVVLAGHLDTVPIADNVPSRLDENDVLWGCGTTDMKSGVAVQLRIAATVPEPNRDLTFVFYDQEEVAADLNGLGKVAEAHPDWLTGDFAVLLEPSNAEVEGGCQGTLRVLLRTAGERAHSARSWMGSNAIHSASPILARLAAYEPRKPVIDGLEYHEGLNAVRIEGGVANNVIPDACTVTVNFRYAPDRSEAEALAHVREVFADCDIAEFVVDDSSPGALPGLSHPAAEAFMEAVGGRAMPKFGWTDVSRFSALGVPAVNYGPGDALLAHKVDERVETKAILHCEERLRAWLTS; from the coding sequence ATGTCCGAATCCGAGCTGGACCTCACCCTGGACGCCGCCGAGCTGACCGCCCGGCTCGTCGACATTCCGTCCGTGAGCGGCGACGAGAAGGTACTCGCCGACCTCGTGGAACACGCGTTGCGCGGCCTGGCGCACCTCACCGTGGACCGCTTCGGCAACAACGTCGTCGCCCGCACGGACCTCGGCCGCGCCGAGCGCGTCGTACTGGCCGGCCACCTCGACACCGTGCCGATCGCCGACAACGTCCCCTCCCGCCTCGACGAGAACGACGTGCTGTGGGGCTGCGGCACCACCGACATGAAGTCCGGTGTCGCCGTGCAGCTGCGCATCGCCGCGACCGTGCCCGAGCCGAACCGGGACCTCACCTTCGTCTTCTACGACCAGGAGGAGGTCGCCGCCGACCTCAACGGCCTCGGCAAGGTCGCCGAAGCCCACCCCGACTGGCTGACGGGCGACTTCGCGGTCCTGCTGGAACCCTCGAACGCCGAGGTCGAGGGCGGCTGCCAGGGCACCCTGCGCGTCCTGCTCCGCACCGCCGGCGAGCGCGCGCACTCCGCCCGCAGCTGGATGGGCTCCAACGCCATCCACTCGGCGAGCCCGATCCTCGCCCGCCTCGCGGCCTACGAGCCCCGCAAGCCGGTCATCGACGGCCTGGAGTACCACGAGGGCCTCAACGCGGTCCGCATCGAGGGCGGCGTCGCCAACAACGTCATCCCCGACGCGTGCACGGTGACCGTGAACTTCCGCTACGCCCCGGACCGGAGCGAGGCCGAGGCGCTGGCCCACGTACGGGAGGTGTTCGCGGACTGCGACATCGCCGAGTTCGTGGTCGACGACTCCTCGCCCGGCGCCCTCCCGGGCCTCTCCCACCCGGCCGCCGAGGCCTTCATGGAGGCGGTCGGCGGCCGCGCCATGCCCAAGTTCGGCTGGACGGACGTCTCCCGCTTCAGCGCCCTCGGGGTCCCGGCGGTCAACTACGGCCCGGGCGACGCCCTGCTGGCGCACAAGGTCGACGAACGCGTCGAGACGAAGGCGATCCTGCACTGCGAGGAACGACTCCGCGCCTGGCTGACCTCCTGA
- a CDS encoding TIGR00730 family Rossman fold protein — translation MGNHGSPEGSARRRPEEQQLGPVLRRRSQVQAGSTTDQRLLDSAGPSEWVHTDPWRVLRIQSEFIEGFGTLAELPPAISVFGSARTPEGSPEYDAGVRIGSALVEAGFAVITGGGPGAMEAANKGAREANGVSVGLGIELPFEQGLNQHVDLGLNFRYFFVRKTMFVKYSQGFVVLPGGLGTLDELFEALTLVQTQKITRFPIVLFGTEYWSGLIDWLRGTVIAQGKASEKDLYLFHVTDDVDEAIALVTKEVGK, via the coding sequence ATGGGCAACCACGGCAGTCCCGAGGGTTCCGCTCGTCGTCGGCCCGAGGAGCAGCAGCTCGGGCCGGTGCTGAGGAGGCGGAGCCAGGTGCAGGCGGGCAGTACGACGGACCAGCGGCTGCTGGACTCGGCGGGGCCCTCCGAGTGGGTGCACACCGATCCCTGGCGGGTCCTGCGCATCCAGTCGGAGTTCATCGAGGGCTTCGGCACGCTCGCCGAGCTGCCGCCCGCGATCAGCGTGTTCGGATCGGCCCGTACGCCGGAGGGCTCGCCCGAGTACGACGCGGGCGTGCGGATCGGCAGCGCGCTGGTCGAGGCCGGCTTCGCGGTGATCACCGGCGGCGGTCCGGGGGCCATGGAGGCGGCCAACAAGGGCGCCCGCGAGGCGAACGGCGTCTCGGTCGGCCTCGGCATCGAGCTCCCCTTCGAGCAGGGGCTCAACCAGCACGTCGATCTCGGCCTGAACTTCCGGTACTTCTTCGTCCGCAAGACGATGTTCGTGAAGTACAGCCAGGGCTTCGTCGTCCTGCCGGGCGGCCTGGGCACGCTGGACGAGCTGTTCGAGGCGCTGACCCTGGTCCAGACCCAGAAGATCACCCGCTTCCCGATCGTGCTGTTCGGCACGGAGTACTGGAGCGGCCTGATCGACTGGCTGCGCGGCACCGTGATCGCCCAGGGCAAGGCCTCGGAGAAGGACCTCTACCTGTTCCACGTCACCGACGACGTGGACGAGGCCATTGCGCTGGTGACGAAGGAAGTCGGCAAGTAG
- the folP gene encoding dihydropteroate synthase produces MLRLGRREFDTHEPVIMAIVNRTPDSFYDQGATFRDEPALDRVEHAIAEGAAIIDIGGVKAGPGEHVDAAEEARRTVGFVAEVRRRHPDVVISVDTWRHEVGEAVCEAGADVLNDAWGGVDPKLAEIAARYGAGLVCTHAGGVQPRTRPHRIAYEDVMEDVLRVTVGLAERAAALGVRRDAIMIDPGHDFGKNTRHSLEATRRLDEMTATGWPVLVSLSNKDFVGETLDKPVKERLLGTLATTAVSAWLGAQVYRVHEVAETRQILDMVRSIQGHRPPAVARRGLA; encoded by the coding sequence ATGCTGCGACTGGGCAGGCGCGAGTTCGACACCCACGAGCCGGTGATCATGGCCATCGTGAACCGGACGCCGGACTCCTTCTACGACCAGGGCGCGACGTTCCGCGACGAGCCGGCGCTGGACCGGGTCGAGCACGCGATCGCCGAGGGCGCGGCGATCATCGACATCGGCGGGGTCAAGGCGGGCCCCGGCGAGCACGTGGACGCGGCCGAGGAGGCACGGCGCACGGTCGGCTTCGTGGCCGAGGTCCGGCGCCGCCACCCCGACGTGGTGATCAGCGTGGACACCTGGCGGCACGAGGTCGGCGAGGCCGTGTGCGAAGCCGGGGCCGACGTCCTGAACGACGCCTGGGGCGGGGTGGACCCCAAGCTCGCGGAGATCGCCGCGCGTTACGGCGCGGGCCTGGTCTGCACCCACGCGGGCGGTGTGCAGCCGCGCACCCGGCCGCACCGGATCGCGTACGAGGACGTCATGGAGGACGTGCTGCGCGTGACGGTCGGGCTGGCGGAGCGGGCGGCGGCGCTGGGCGTCCGCCGCGACGCGATCATGATCGACCCCGGACACGACTTCGGGAAGAACACCCGGCACTCGCTGGAGGCCACGCGCCGGCTGGACGAGATGACGGCGACGGGCTGGCCGGTCCTGGTCTCCCTGTCCAACAAGGACTTCGTCGGCGAGACCCTCGACAAGCCGGTCAAGGAACGCCTGCTGGGCACCTTGGCCACGACCGCCGTCTCGGCGTGGCTGGGCGCACAGGTCTACCGCGTCCACGAGGTGGCGGAGACCCGGCAGATCCTGGACATGGTCCGGTCCATCCAGGGCCACCGCCCCCCGGCCGTCGCCCGCCGCGGCCTCGCCTGA
- a CDS encoding DivIVA domain-containing protein, which produces MIVFFFLMIALVVVVAAVTLAVIGGGSEAVLPEAEPDRVADGLPETRPVVRADIDALRLPVAPRGYRMAEVDDVLERLAAELAERDARIAQLTAAAAPAAAPSDAPGHVDLSKGGER; this is translated from the coding sequence TTGATCGTGTTCTTCTTCTTGATGATCGCGCTGGTCGTGGTCGTGGCAGCGGTCACCCTGGCGGTGATCGGCGGCGGTTCGGAGGCCGTCCTGCCGGAAGCGGAGCCGGACCGGGTCGCGGACGGGCTGCCGGAGACCCGGCCCGTCGTACGGGCCGACATCGACGCGCTGCGGCTGCCGGTCGCCCCGCGCGGGTACCGCATGGCCGAGGTGGACGACGTACTGGAGCGGCTCGCGGCCGAACTGGCCGAGCGGGACGCGCGGATCGCGCAGCTGACGGCCGCCGCGGCGCCCGCCGCCGCCCCGTCGGACGCGCCCGGGCACGTCGACCTCAGCAAGGGCGGTGAGCGGTGA
- a CDS encoding DNA-3-methyladenine glycosylase I: MSGSVAGADGLLRCPWGLSTPDYVDYHDTEWGRAVHGDDALYERLCLEAFQSGLSWITILRRREGFRKAFADFSIAAVAEFDDRDAERLLADEGIIRNRAKIEATLANAKVLAGWEPGELDTLIWSHAPEEPGPAPLTVTEVPAVTTESTALAKALKKAGIRFVGPTTAYALMQACGLVNDHLADCVARDPA; this comes from the coding sequence GTGAGCGGCTCGGTGGCGGGTGCGGACGGGCTGCTGCGCTGCCCGTGGGGGCTGTCCACGCCGGACTACGTCGACTACCACGACACCGAGTGGGGCCGTGCGGTGCACGGGGACGACGCCCTCTACGAGCGGCTGTGCCTGGAGGCGTTCCAGTCGGGGCTGTCCTGGATCACGATCCTGCGGCGCCGCGAGGGCTTCCGCAAGGCCTTCGCGGACTTCTCGATCGCGGCGGTCGCGGAGTTCGACGACCGCGACGCGGAGCGGCTGCTGGCCGACGAGGGGATCATCCGCAACCGGGCCAAGATCGAGGCGACCCTGGCCAACGCGAAGGTCCTCGCCGGATGGGAGCCGGGCGAGCTGGACACCCTGATCTGGTCCCACGCCCCCGAGGAGCCGGGACCGGCACCGCTGACGGTCACCGAGGTCCCGGCGGTCACGACGGAGTCCACCGCCCTCGCCAAGGCGCTGAAGAAGGCCGGCATCCGCTTCGTCGGCCCCACGACGGCCTACGCCCTGATGCAGGCCTGCGGGCTGGTCAACGACCACCTGGCCGACTGCGTCGCCCGCGACCCGGCCTGA
- a CDS encoding enoyl-CoA hydratase/isomerase family protein gives MADSVLYEVTDGLATITINRPDAMNAMNTEAKVALRDAVQAAAADTAVRAVLLTAAGNRAFCVGQDLKEHIGNLASDRETGTSLTMTTVADHYNPIVRALTEMPKPVVAGVNGVAAGAGFGFALAADFRVVADTASFNTSFAGVALTADSGVSWTLPRLIGASRASDLLLFPRSIKAQEAYELGIVNRLVPSDSLHAEAEAVARALAAGPTVAYAALKESLAYGASHTLSEALAHEDTLQTRAGASEDHSIAVQAFLAKQPPKYLGR, from the coding sequence ATGGCCGACAGCGTGCTCTACGAAGTGACCGACGGACTCGCCACCATCACGATCAACCGCCCGGACGCGATGAACGCGATGAACACCGAGGCCAAGGTCGCCCTGCGCGACGCGGTCCAGGCGGCGGCCGCCGACACCGCCGTACGGGCCGTGCTGCTCACCGCGGCCGGGAACCGGGCCTTCTGCGTGGGCCAGGACCTCAAGGAGCACATCGGGAACCTCGCCTCGGACCGCGAGACCGGCACCTCGCTGACCATGACCACGGTGGCCGACCACTACAACCCCATCGTGCGGGCGCTCACCGAGATGCCGAAGCCCGTGGTGGCCGGTGTGAACGGCGTCGCGGCCGGGGCGGGCTTCGGCTTCGCGCTGGCGGCGGACTTCCGGGTGGTCGCCGACACCGCCTCCTTCAACACCTCGTTCGCCGGGGTGGCGCTGACCGCCGACTCCGGGGTCTCCTGGACCCTCCCCCGGCTGATCGGTGCCTCCCGCGCCTCGGACCTGCTGCTGTTCCCGCGTTCGATCAAGGCCCAGGAGGCGTACGAGCTCGGCATCGTCAACCGCCTGGTGCCCTCGGACTCCCTGCACGCCGAGGCGGAGGCGGTGGCCCGCGCGCTGGCGGCCGGCCCGACGGTCGCGTACGCCGCGCTGAAGGAGTCCCTGGCCTACGGGGCCTCCCACACGCTCTCCGAGGCCCTGGCCCACGAGGACACCCTCCAGACCCGTGCGGGGGCCTCCGAGGACCACTCCATCGCCGTCCAGGCCTTCCTCGCGAAGCAGCCGCCGAAGTACCTGGGCCGCTGA
- a CDS encoding DUF3117 domain-containing protein, with protein sequence MAAMKPRTGDGPLEVTKEGRGIVMRVPLEGGGRLVVELTPDEADALGDALKKVVG encoded by the coding sequence ATGGCGGCCATGAAGCCGCGGACGGGCGACGGCCCGCTCGAGGTCACCAAGGAGGGGCGGGGCATCGTCATGCGCGTACCGCTCGAGGGCGGCGGTCGGCTTGTCGTCGAGCTGACCCCTGATGAGGCGGACGCCCTGGGTGACGCCCTGAAGAAGGTCGTCGGCTGA